Part of the Paenibacillus terrae HPL-003 genome is shown below.
CGGACCATAGGTTTGCTCCAATGCGCTTTGCACAGCCTGATCCACGTATCCACAGTTATAAAATGGAATGACGATCGTTACACTCGGTCTCATATCGTTCCTTCCTTTCCGGCTCGGCGGTATCGAATCAAATCCTCCAGCGATTGCCCCAGCTGTATAATCGGCCTCCACCCCATGTCCTCCAGCTCCTTTGCCCGGTATGCATCTGTAGACGCTGGCTCTACCGTATCCCCCCATTGGAGGGCGACAGGTGTCTTTGCCAGTGCAACCATACGTTCCACGATGTCACCCAGTTCCACGATGCGACCTGTACAGACCGGGTAAACCTGCCCCGGCACACCTTGCTCCAGCAGCACACCGTATGCGCGAACGGCATCACGTACATCGAGAAAATCACGCCGCGCATGCCGGGAGGATACCCGGAACGGTGCAGTTGCAGGTAAAGCCTCAGGAGTTGATTCGCTTGCCAACTCCTTGTACGTGCGCTCCGTACGGATGATATGACCCGCCAGCAATGCGCAAAAGCCGGTGGAGGGACCTGGGCCAATCAGATTGCAAGGCTCCGCCAGCATGACGGATTGGCCAAACAACGCGCCCCAGGAGAGCGCGACTGCCTCTTGAAGGCTTTTGCTGAGACTGTACGGATGCGATGGATGATACGGGGCCTGCAAAGCTGCTTTCAGCCGGGAACCTGCCACGACAATCCGGGCTGTGGGGAAAGGGCGCAGCGCATCCAGCAGATACAACGTGGACAGCACATTCGATTCCATATAGAGCAGCGGGCTTTGCCATGATTCGGGCACCGAATTTTTTCCACCCAGATGAAGCACATAATCCGGTGCAATCTGGCCGATCACTTCGCGAAGACGCTCCTT
Proteins encoded:
- a CDS encoding NAD-dependent epimerase/dehydratase family protein — translated: MDRSTAEQRRPVIVITGAAGYTGIHACRHFAKLGWEVAALTRTAASARELILQFNGDENAGADSGTSFYITSYVCDLLDKERLREVIGQIAPDYVLHLGGKNSVPESWQSPLLYMESNVLSTLYLLDALRPFPTARIVVAGSRLKAALQAPYHPSHPYSLSKSLQEAVALSWGALFGQSVMLAEPCNLIGPGPSTGFCALLAGHIIRTERTYKELASESTPEALPATAPFRVSSRHARRDFLDVRDAVRAYGVLLEQGVPGQVYPVCTGRIVELGDIVERMVALAKTPVALQWGDTVEPASTDAYRAKELEDMGWRPIIQLGQSLEDLIRYRRAGKEGTI